Genomic segment of Malus domestica chromosome 15, GDT2T_hap1:
CTCTAATTCCCCTTAAACCCCTACCGCGACACCCACATACGCCCCCTCGCCTGCCGTTGAAGCCCTAGAAAATATCGAAAACCTCCGCCTCAAAAGGATGGTCATCTCCTACTAAAGCCTTGAGCTTCATTCCAGGTAATTCCCAATTTCAAGTCTCCTCACCCTCTCTTTCTTATCCATGCAGAAGAACTTCTTGTGATGGGCCTAATTTCATGAATCGAGTTCGAAAATTTTGaactttggttttgattttgatttaggATTTTGGAGATTTGACGAGGGGAAAAGGGTGTGTTTGGATTAAAACTGAACTTCAGGCCCAAGGATGGAGTCGGCCCAAAAGGGGGCCTAGAGGAATAGAAGATCAAAACCCAGCCGAAACTTGGGAAGGCAGGAAAGGGCATTTTCTGACTTGATACAAATCACAAAGGCCACTTgcctacctacccaaggaccaagtagtgtagactgatcagactgcacagcccataaagtactttatgatggcattacatgtaataaagctgatgagtcatcaccctcagaccgcattcgggcaaagctgttGCTACAGGAAGCCGAGTCAAGTcgtctataaaaagaagaagagaagacaggagcaaggacactcaaacaaacaaacaactgcaagccaaaactctgctcaaagccagatttgccttccaaacgaagctgtagtcagccaagccttcatcccattcgggacCAACCTTTATCCCTCGCGGGATACTCTTTTCTCCTaaactttgtaatagctctgttACCCTGCTCtaacttgttgtagtatcgattcacccTTTTGTATTCTCCTTCCCCTCTCCACCTCTAAGCTTCCAGACCTGTGACAGAACCACAAAGATAAggacctgcaagacgatcagccttaattgataaggtttaatcttgcccgacctgctttgttctgtctttgtcttctctttctttaaagtctagcaatatgttgtatattttTAGTATATGCAAGTCTGTTCCTAGCAAAATCACTATGACAAAGCTTTCTCAATACTTGGATCCGATTTAAATATATCTTCGATGCTTaaatcagatccaagtcctaagcctgcaggcatgtaaatctgattagtttaaaagtccttggcctcaaggcataaaaaagaactttatgtggacttaacccatccacgacaatccttgataaacgagaagtccgaagttacttggggcgcaagtaatcgacctaccttctagttttctttctattatatcatgattatcatagaatgCTTAAGTATGGGATGAACtctaatggaaagcctcaaggtctacacctaaggcctcacaaaggcatccatttggattcatcctattcAGCGATCTTAAGAGTCTAAGcataagaatgaactctgatgggaagcctcaaggcctacacctaaggcctcacaaaggcacccaTTTGGGTTCGTTCTATTCCTTGGATCCGGgtaatcagaaatataatagttAGAAGACTCCTACaatcacaaaaataaatattatgtgttcgagcactggtttagttattgatgggaagcctcaaggcctacatttaaggccccacaaaggcacctgttgtaactaacacggtttcttggatacatatatatatatacaatgaaagaacgacaaccattttacatctgccatgctaaagatggcagtggcacgcctgagcacctaaatgttaaccttgattgtgagcctcaaggcctacacctaaggccccataaaggcacctctcaaagttaacgatgtccttctttcagccttgcccgaagagtcttgcccgacaagacttgcctgacgaggcttgcccgacaacgcccagaaacgaagcagaagcccgacagcagccctcaaccggcgccaacctccaggggagctgtgtgctcgtcggccaggaaacatccccagcggaaattcctgccacgaacagGGTGGGTCGGCGAGCGACAGGAAGGGATGGGCTTACGAATAGACAATGACGAAGGAGTCGTTGCATCAATGAAGATGGATGGCTCTGACGGCTCTAATTTGGAAGACGAGGTGGATGGCGGAAGTTCGCGCTTGGGTCGAAACGTAAAAAGGAGACGAGATCatcttgattgattttcaattttttatttttattaattttttgtattttatattttttaagatCTGGGTCCATATTGACACGTAGatgtcacatcatcagttaacgaaAGTTTCGATTGAAAACTTAACGGATATATGAAAGTCTAGAGTTATGACTTTAGGTAcaaataggaagaaaaaaaacttaaatttataaatattataAACTAAAAAACTTAAAGTAGTAAATTGAAATTAACCCGAAAAATAAAGAGTTATTATCATTTAAAATTAGAGTAAATTGAAGAGATAGTCCCTCAATTGTGATCGAATTGTAGCTTTAGTCCCTGATCTAAAAATCTATTAGATATAGTCCTTCAACCTTACAAAATGTGGAGCATTAGTCCTTTGGTACTAACACGTAAGATTTTCTGTTACTATGATGACATGGTATTTGTGGGCTCCACATTTTCATTGATGTGGATGCCATGTGGCCTAAaaaatctataaaaaaatacaaacacaaagaaaggaaaaagaaacataaaataaaaaaggttgAATTCTCTCTCTCCCATCTTTCCCTTCCGCTCACCTTCTTCTCCAAACCCAGCCGTCATTGTAGCACTCTTCCAACAACCAAACCATAGAAAGTTTCAAATCTAAATTTGGAACACAATGACCTCCATCCTTGCAGCACCTTAGTCAACCTACCTTGACAGCTTAATCTCCGGTTCCCCACCACCTGCAATCACACATAGGTCGGAACTTTGTGGGCTACAGGTTGGGATTGACTGGGTTGTGGGGATTGGTAGATGGAggagggggtggggggtggggtgggaGGTGGGAGATAGGCTGGGGAGTTGGTCAAAGACTCAAATTTGAAGGGGTGGGCTGCGGGACTTGAAGTGTGGATGGgtctacaaattttttttttatttttcattttacttccttttttttttaatttctaatccAGGTAGCACTGAATTATTTAAGTGTGGGGCCTATAAATTTGCCACTCAATAACGGAAAATTTAACAAATTTGACATGAAAGACCAATGCTTCACATTTTATCAAGTTTAGGGATCAAATTTAATAGATTTTTAATTTAGAAACTAAAACTACAATTTAACCATAGTTCAGTGACTATTCCTTCAATTTActcttaaaactaaacacaaaataataaaaaaatgaagagtCGACAAAAAGGAGTCGACTAAACACAGAATACTTAAAAAAATGAAGAGTCGTCATCATCTGCATCACcatcaaattaatttaaaactaaacacagaaactttaaaaaaaaaagaaacaaaagagtcgtcatcatcttcatcaccatcaaattaaaaataatttaaaactaaacaagAAGTACttgagaaaaaaaggaaaatttgcACATATACTACATAAACTATTAGAAGTGTGTGCATTTACCACCGAACAAAATAATTTTGCATTTACAACCTGGACTTTACATTTGGGGGAGCATTTTTCTCACCAACACTAATTATAGAGTATGCTCACCACTCAATTCAATACTTGCCACGTGTAATCCACTTTAACCCTagttaagtttaatttatttaatttttctactCTAATTAATAAGACAGAATTCTccttcgaccaaaaaaaaagaaagaaaaaaaaagggagttcTCCTATCCCTCATTTACTTCCAAATTCACCCTTTCTTTCtcttatattttattaaaactcttgcttttgaatacAAACAGACTCCTGCACGCAtcttcttttgggtttttcattcTTCTTGTACGAAACCCACGGCAACAAATTGAAGAACCTGCTATTTTTCTCCGGCTAGAAAAAGTTATGCAGCtcccttttattttattagtcGTATCGTCTATTGTTGTGCTGTAAAATTCAAATTGATGAGGACTTGAGTGCGTCAACTCATTGGTGCAATATATAtgctttttagtttttgttataGGGTGTCAATTTAATTCAATATCAAGTAAGCTGATGCTTATAATTCCCATGATGTCGAATTACTCATTTATGAGTCCTTAGGTTTGTATCTTCATTGAATGTACTGTACAGTGTGCTATATATTGATTTGCAGAAAAACATTCAACTAATATCTTAGGGAACCACTCCTcaactaaaattttcaaatccaccAACATTTTAGATCAAATTGTTATAGAATTTAGTGAAAATTTTGTGGAACCACATCCGTTGAAGTggagaatattcatcctattaTCTTTGTACAATTTtgttttgatgagttttgtttataccatatttagggtctctgtatttagatctcgtataaatacttgagagacttaaatgtaattatgtaataaaagaatgggcaaatatgtaaaaaggggaggagcccttattttataaaagggcatcctcacccttacaaaccctaagcctctcctatctagagcaaagctctcacactctctccctcacaaatactctcacactctctccctcacaaatactctcaaataaatacaatcagtgtggacatagtccaaaccttggggtgaaccacgatacatcttgtgttatttacatttcttgcagattcacggtcggatttacgttgttccaagacctccggttttatgcatcaacatttgacgtTATTTGTGGAAATCGAtatgaaaagttgtgtcggttctctttcattttttcacatccactgtgaatctgcaaaaacccaagtgCTCATCCTCAAAGACCTTTTTTCCTCTTACACTTGTTGGTTGTTAAGCTCTTAGCCATTTCCCGAAATGCCCCCGCCGCTGGATATGTCGCTCGACGATCTCATCTGGAGGCGCAAGAAGTCGAAAGCCAGAGGGCATCGCCTTGATGAGTGACAGATCCATCCAGAAAGAAACAAAGTCTAACGACGTCGTCCCAACAAATGTTGCACACCATCAGCGCATCACTAATGGAATGGCTGCAATCAATCCAACTTCACGAATCAGTGTCCAAGTCCTTCATGGCTTCTTGTCCTCAAGCCCTGATGCCTACCTTTGTCGAAGAAATAAGCATCGTCTGAGCTCGCTCTAGCTTCCACATGCAGAAGACCCTCTACTGGTTCGACTTCGTCGTATTGTCGTATTGGGCATCCGCAGTCCCCATCGTCTGCGACAACCCCAACCTAACCGTCAGCGACATCGGCAACGTCAGGATTGCGTCTGTGTCTGGCGCTGTGTTTGCCTGAATAGCCATGGGGACAGCGTGCGACTTGTTCGGTCCGCGGCTTGCCTCCGCCTCATTCATCCACTgctgaaatgaaaagaaaaagcaatgCAACACTTTCTTGAGCTTGAAGTCTTATAATCTCCTCTTCAGCCAATTTCATGAACATGTTCATCGACTCTGAGAATTTTCGGCTGCTGTCATCTGACACCGTCGTCTCATTTAATTGCACAACATCCGCAATTTTGCTAATTCCTTTAGAAAGCTTGGAAACATCACTGCTAAGCACATCAGAATCCATGACAGCAGCTTTCTTCACGTTACTGAGGTCTGAACTGAGAACTGAAACAACTTGCAGGCCAAGCCTCCTGCACTTGACATCATCACTCAAAGTTAGGTTTGAAGTTTGCCTGCCACCGTTGAGACGAGCATCTTCCGTCCTTATGATTTCTTGTACGACAAAATGCAAGAGTGTGGTTTTCCCATCTGCCCCCTTGACGACAACCAGCTTGATGAGTGTGTCCAGTTTGAAGGCTTGGGCATCACCACGGTTTATCCCAACATTCATTCGGTTTCCAGTCTTCAAAACAGCATCTAGAAGCTTCAAGAACATCCTGCTGTTTCTCAATTCTTCACAGGCAGCCTAAGTAACGAATAGCCATGGGGATAGTGCATGCTGGTGCTGCCATACATTGTTGGCCTTCACCATCAACAgttgaaatgaaaagaaaaagcaacgGATGTATGGAGAAAGCAAGAGCAAAAATAAAACGCAGtggaaaataaaaggaaaagcaAGTCTACAGGGAGgtggagagacagagagaggcgCAGTGGGAAATAGAAACCAAagcaaaaggaaaggaaaagagaaaagaaagaattatGCTTTCTTTAGTTAAAAGCTGAAGCAAGTTGGTGCTTTCTTCATTTTGTCGACCACCCATAGAAAAGCTATGGATAGCAGGCACGCAaatctgcaaaagcaaggaataaacaccccattagaatgatgtgatttacttttcttggcagatgtatgatgtaatttatttttcctatctttcgaagacatctgtataaacctcatcagagggtaataaaaaaaaaaaaaggtaaagcccaaaataaatgggttggaaTATTGTGTGGAGAgtgaaggcccataagcccaaaatagcactaaccaggcgatcaaaagtacgcccagtactacaaaaaattattcggcaccccgtcgttattaccaccaaccaggtgatcaaaagtacgcccagtacttcaaaattattcggcaacctgccgctattattaccaaccaggtaatcaaaagtacgccaaatacttcaaattatacatgagcattactcatgtcaatcatacataaacatacatgagcattactcatgtcaataacacataaacattcatgagcatcactcatgtcaatcttacataaacattcatgaacatcattcatgtcaacattcatgagcatcattcatatcaacatccatgagcatcattcatgtcaattaacataaacattcatgagcatcacttatgtcaatcagcttcaaaagcttcatttacagatatctagcttcaaaaacttcatttacaaaagctctagcttcaaaagcttcatttacagagctctagcttcaaaaacttcatttacaaaagctctagcttcaaaagcttcatttacagagctacagcttcaaaaactttatttacaaaagctctagcttcgaaagtttcatttacaaagctctagcttcaaagcttcacttgcaaagcttcacctacaaagcttcacttgcaaagcttcagtgcagggtatacaaataccacctccgaacaatCGTCATTTTGACCCATACAtatattcaatttgaagtttccagccaacagactctattgaccgaagacttaggggactacattatgtaccata
This window contains:
- the LOC139191661 gene encoding formin-like protein 1, with translation MFLKLLDAVLKTGNRMNVGINRGDAQAFKLDTLIKLVVVKGADGKTTLLHFVVQEIIRTEDARLNGGRQTSNLTLSDDVKCRRLGLQVVSVLSSDLSNVKKAAVMDSDVLSSDVSKLSKGISKIADVVQLNETTVSDDSSRKFSESMNMFMKLAEEEIIRLQAQESVALLFLFISAVDE